ACTTACAGGGAAGCCCGCATGAGCCAGCCGATCCCCACGCCCGAAACCCAGGCCAAGGCCCTGCCGGCGCTGCCCGGCCGCTGGGCGCGCTTTCGCGATTCCTACCTGCTTTACAGCTTCAAGCGCGACGTCATCGCCCAGCTCAGCCTGCTGACCTTTATCGCGCTGCTGGCCGCCGCGGTGCTCGCTCCCTGGATTGCGCCGGTGAACCCCTACGACCTGGCCCAGATCGATATTCTGGCCTCGGAGCTGCCGCCCTTCTGGGTCGAGGGCAGCGACCCGGCCTACTGGCTGGGCACCGACGCCCAGGGCCGGGACATGCTCTCCACCATTCTCTACGGCGCCCGGGTCTCGCTGGTCATCGGCTTTGGCGCGGTGGCGCTGCAGGCGATTCTCGGCGTGAGCTTCGGCCTGATGGCCGGCTACCTGGGCGGCCGCGTGGACGCTTTCCTGATGCGCATGGCGGATATCCAGCTATCGTTTTCCACCCTGATGGTGGCGATCATCGTCGGCGCGCTGGTCAAGGCGGTATTCGGCGGGGCCACCTTCAGCGCCTACGCCGTGCCGCTTCTGGTGGTGATCATCGGCCTGGCCGAGTGGCCCCAGTACGCGCGTACCGTGCGCGCCTCGGTGCTGGCGGAGAAAAGCAAGGAATACGTCGACGCCGCCCGGGTCATGGGGCTGAAAAGCCGGCGGATCATGTTTCGCCACGTGCTGCCCAACACCCTGTCGCCGATATTCGTGATTTCCACGGTGCAGATCGCCAACGCGATCATTTCCGAAGCGGCGCTGTCGTTTCTGGGGCTGGGCATGCCGGAAACGCACCCGTCCCTTGGCTCGCTGATCAAGGCCGGCTTTGACTACATCCAGTCCGGCTCCTGGTGGATCACCCTGATCCCCGGGGCGGTGCTGGTGGTGCTGGTGCTGTCGATCAACCTGCTGGGCGACTGGCTGCGCGACGTGATGAACCCGCGTCTTTACAAGGGCTAAAGGCATCAACGCTAAAACAACAGGGGCTCAAGACACTATGGCACTGCTGGAAGTCAACCACCTCGACGTCCGCTTCGCCCTGCGCAAGGGCGAGGTGCGCGCCCTGCGCGACGTCAATTTTACCCTGGAGCGCGGCGAGCGGCTGGGCATCGTCGGCGAGTCCGGCGCGGGCAAGTCCGTGGCCGCCTTTGCGCTTTTGAACCTGATCGCCAAGCCCGGCTTCATCGCCGGCGGCGAGGTCAACTTTGACGGCA
This DNA window, taken from Halomonas piscis, encodes the following:
- a CDS encoding ABC transporter permease gives rise to the protein MSQPIPTPETQAKALPALPGRWARFRDSYLLYSFKRDVIAQLSLLTFIALLAAAVLAPWIAPVNPYDLAQIDILASELPPFWVEGSDPAYWLGTDAQGRDMLSTILYGARVSLVIGFGAVALQAILGVSFGLMAGYLGGRVDAFLMRMADIQLSFSTLMVAIIVGALVKAVFGGATFSAYAVPLLVVIIGLAEWPQYARTVRASVLAEKSKEYVDAARVMGLKSRRIMFRHVLPNTLSPIFVISTVQIANAIISEAALSFLGLGMPETHPSLGSLIKAGFDYIQSGSWWITLIPGAVLVVLVLSINLLGDWLRDVMNPRLYKG